One region of Candidatus Palauibacter polyketidifaciens genomic DNA includes:
- a CDS encoding enoyl-CoA hydratase/isomerase family protein, whose translation MIQRSDESGTAEIRMAHEPANVLTVEFSDTLAAEFERTRADDSVRAVVLTGTGSAFSAGVELFRVVDDGPGYVEALLQSLGTLFSMLRAFPKPLVAAVNGHAVAGGGVIACACDYRTMATGQGRIGLPELKVGVPFPAVALDIVRSAIPRRYQREIMLLGRLYDPESAAERGLVDEIVPANELLDRARAIALDLASIPVATYSLTKRQLASGVGGAIDLEPELRSVWTADDTLEHIRGYLRRTLGRSSAAR comes from the coding sequence ATGATCCAGAGGAGCGATGAGAGCGGCACGGCCGAGATCCGCATGGCGCACGAACCGGCGAACGTCCTCACCGTCGAGTTCTCCGACACGCTGGCCGCGGAGTTCGAACGGACGCGTGCGGACGACTCGGTGCGGGCCGTCGTGCTGACGGGCACGGGGTCTGCTTTCTCGGCGGGCGTCGAGCTCTTCCGCGTCGTCGACGACGGCCCAGGGTACGTGGAAGCGCTGCTGCAGAGCCTTGGGACGCTATTCTCGATGCTGCGTGCGTTTCCGAAGCCGCTCGTCGCCGCCGTGAACGGCCACGCGGTGGCGGGCGGCGGCGTCATCGCCTGCGCCTGCGACTATCGGACCATGGCCACCGGCCAGGGACGCATAGGGCTTCCCGAACTGAAGGTCGGCGTACCTTTCCCCGCGGTCGCCCTGGACATCGTGCGAAGCGCGATCCCGCGGCGATACCAGCGCGAGATCATGCTGCTCGGACGCCTGTACGACCCCGAAAGCGCAGCGGAACGCGGCCTCGTGGACGAGATCGTGCCGGCGAACGAACTGCTCGATCGAGCCCGGGCGATCGCGCTCGACCTGGCCTCGATTCCGGTGGCCACGTACAGCCTGACGAAGCGGCAGCTCGCATCTGGCGTGGGGGGCGCCATCGACCTGGAGCCGGAACTCCGCTCCGTCTGGACCGCAGACGACACGCTGGAACACATCCGAGGCTACCTGCGGCGAACGCTCGGCCGCTCGTCCGCCGCCCGCTGA
- a CDS encoding efflux RND transporter periplasmic adaptor subunit — protein MKARHWVTLIVLLVAGAAVVGIFMRLNEEGEDEPQSFGDAAADSVAEAVRGTASAAAFATDIFLPVEGAVIQRDTFVLWVTASGHAASLRQAPLHAEVEGPVTAVPVQEGGLVSAGQTLARIDPALYELRVQGAEAGVKRAQAEYDDRVLFDDQLPDSVRMARAEQARIRVGLDEQEAALSERRYELAKTRIVAPFSGLVANLSVAQGSRVRAGDSIATVVDLSEIDIDAGVLHSELPLVEVGRQATATFPALPGEVFQGRVVSVNPLIDAETLTARVTVRLSNPEARIVPGMPGNVRIAGRQLEDRTFVPKEAVVERSRRQVVFVFEPGSPGAETGRAQWEYVTLGLENDTQVEIIPSPDGDDTFVPAGGEVVLIDGHATLTHDAQVRIENHSDLVAPAEPAPDGSR, from the coding sequence ATGAAGGCACGTCATTGGGTCACGTTGATCGTCCTGCTCGTCGCGGGTGCGGCCGTCGTCGGGATCTTCATGCGGCTGAACGAGGAAGGGGAGGACGAGCCGCAGAGCTTCGGCGATGCCGCAGCGGACTCCGTGGCCGAGGCGGTGCGCGGGACGGCTTCGGCGGCCGCGTTCGCCACGGACATTTTCCTTCCCGTCGAAGGGGCCGTCATCCAGCGCGACACGTTCGTGCTCTGGGTCACGGCGAGCGGTCACGCCGCTTCCCTCCGCCAGGCTCCCCTCCACGCGGAAGTCGAGGGGCCCGTCACCGCCGTGCCGGTGCAGGAAGGCGGGCTCGTGAGTGCCGGTCAAACTCTCGCCCGGATCGACCCCGCGCTCTACGAACTCCGGGTGCAGGGGGCGGAAGCCGGGGTGAAGCGAGCTCAGGCGGAGTACGACGACCGCGTGCTCTTCGACGACCAACTGCCGGACTCGGTACGCATGGCCAGGGCGGAACAGGCGCGGATCCGGGTCGGCCTCGACGAGCAGGAAGCAGCGCTTTCCGAGAGGCGGTATGAGCTGGCGAAGACTCGTATCGTCGCTCCCTTCTCCGGCCTTGTAGCGAACCTCTCGGTGGCGCAGGGGAGCCGCGTCCGAGCGGGGGACTCGATCGCGACGGTGGTCGATCTTTCGGAGATCGACATCGATGCCGGAGTGCTCCATTCCGAACTGCCGCTGGTGGAGGTGGGGCGACAGGCGACGGCCACCTTCCCTGCGCTCCCCGGCGAAGTCTTCCAGGGGCGCGTCGTGAGCGTGAACCCGCTGATCGATGCCGAGACGCTGACCGCACGGGTCACCGTGCGGCTGTCGAACCCGGAGGCGCGGATCGTCCCGGGCATGCCGGGGAACGTGCGGATCGCCGGCCGGCAGCTCGAGGACCGGACGTTCGTGCCGAAGGAGGCGGTCGTGGAGCGGAGTCGGCGCCAGGTCGTGTTCGTGTTCGAGCCGGGGTCGCCGGGTGCGGAGACGGGGCGCGCCCAGTGGGAGTATGTGACGCTGGGCCTCGAGAACGACACACAGGTCGAGATCATCCCCAGCCCGGACGGAGACGACACATTCGTGCCCGCGGGCGGCGAAGTCGTGCTCATCGACGGTCACGCCACGCTGACGCACGATGCCCAGGTGCGCATCGAAAACCACAGCGACCTCGTGGCGCCCGCGGAACCCGCCCCGGACGGTTCGCGGTGA